AAACGCGGTCTCGTCGATCTAAAAGCAAAGAGAACGATGCCGTAGAAAAGGAGAAGCATAGCAAGCACAaggcaaagaaaaaagaaaagtctCGCAGTCGCAGTAGGGACAAAAAAAGGTCAAAGAGCAGAGAGAAGGctcacaaaaacaaaagtgaGCACAAAAGAGGTCGTTCGAGGAGCAAAGAGAAAACCGTTCATAAGAAAGAGGAcgagtcagaaccagatcagagtAAAGATAAATCTAAGGATCACGAATCGCATAAAACACATAAAGAGGggccaaaaggagaacctggggaGAGAACTGTCCAAGTTATCAGGCAGCCGTCCAAGTCTTTAAGCAAGGAGCGATCAGCTACAAAAGATGAGTCCCGATCCAGGAGCAGGAACAAGGACAGAAGAGGGCCTGAAGGATCTAAGGACAAGGAAGAGAAACGAGAAAAAGACAAAGAAAGAGGCAGAGAGCGAAGCAGTAAGGAAAGACCACACAACAGCGAACGGGAGAACCGGAGACGAGGAGGATCCAAGGATAAAGATCGACGATCAAAAAGCCCAGACAGGAGTAAGACCAGGGACTCGCACAGAGGCCGCCGCTCCAGAAGCAGAAGTCACCGGAGGGACCGCAGCAGAGAGCGATCTTCTCACAGGAAAGACCGAAGCAGAGAAAGGGCCAACCAAAGGAGgcgacgcagcagcagcagctctgacaGTGACAAAGCTGCAAagaggaggagagagaggagtCCTGATTCTACAAAAAGAGGCAGCTATTCTTCCAGATCCAAAGACAAGAGAAGCCCAGCCAGACCAGACAGTACAAAAGGCAGAGGTAGAAAAGATGGCAAGAAGAAACATTCAAGCTCCAGCTCCGACAGCGACTGAAGTCATGTCAGTGATACGAGTAGGCAGAAACCACCACGAGTCTACCAAACACTTCAATTCGGTTCTACTTTAGTAAATTTGAgtgaaaaaaagaaaacagaacagataAGACAGCACATATGGACAGGTAAGTCAGATAAATGTCGAGTTTGTTAGGATCACTTATATTTAGGCTTGCAGGAAGGACTTTATTACTATCTTGCTGCTTGTTTAATTTGGAAAACTTTAGTTTTCTTGTCTAAATGTTTTTTCACTGTATTTCTGTtagcaagtttttatttttttgaaagaTGAACCCTGTACATGTTGGTTTTGGGAAATCTATTGAAGTGTAGATTTCTGTAAAAGCCAGAATCTTTTTTCTGAGTCCTAACCGTTATCTGCAACCGTAAATCTGACACCACTCTGATCTTTTTTATCCTGCAAAGTTGGAAAAtcctctcagttgagcttgtgtcTGGGTGATAAATTAAAAACTTTATGAAATCCTAAACGTTCTGCGCATTTTGTTAATAATTGCATTTTTTCAGCCCCGACTGAGAGGTTCTGATTACTTTGTGGTAaaccagaaataaacatgtttgatTTCAACACCAGGGACTGCGCAGTGGTTGGAGCtggtgccttgcagcaagaaggtcctgggttcgattgccggcctgggatctttctgcatggagtttgcatgttctccctgtgcatgcgtgggttctctccgggtactccggcttcctcccaccgtcaagaaaaaaaacatgactgttaggttgattggactgtccaaattgtcctttggtgtgagtgtgtgtgtgtgcatgattgtcctgtgtgtctctgtgttgccctgcgatggactggctctctgtccagggtgtaccccgcctgattgcccattgaccgctggagataggcaccagccccccccccccccccccccgtgaccctacgtggacaagcgggttcagaaaatggatggatggatttcaaCACCCTTGAACTAAACATACCAAACTGTAAATGAGACGAGATGAAGACATTTCCCcaagatggttgaatttttttgaaGGAATTTAATGAAACAACACACAAAGACATGTTGCATTTTGAAACATCATCAAAAGAGCCCGAGTCTAATTTTTGCCTCACGAATATCTGCAGGCTCGTGACGTTTTCTTATGGTTTTAGTGGCAGGAGACTGAATGTTGGGCATCTCAGCGCCACTGGAGTCACAAGCAAGATACGTGGGTCTAATTCCATGAAAGACAGGCTTGATTCCTTTCCTTGCAGCTTTGTAAAGTGGGTACAGGTTTTTCCTCTCCTCTGCTGCTTTGCTGATGACCTGCTGTGCGTACTGCTGGAAGGCCGCCTCCTCTTCCATGAGGACTTGGGCGTTCTTGGCTCGAAGCTCTTGTTCGTCTTCCTTCAGCTGCTGAATCTTGGCACTTTTTTCAGCCATCATTTGGATGTTAAATTCAGAcagttttcttttttcctctctgatcttctccgccttcagctgctgctgctcagcAAACATCCTCTCGGCCTCCGTCATTGCCAGCGCAGCGTCTCGGCTCTGCTGCTTGGTGATTTCGTGCCTGTGAAGCTTTTCTTTTTTCTGGTGAGACAGTTGTGCGTTGGCTTAACGACTACATTGAGAAATCAGTGATTTTTAACACACATGCACGTTACCATGAGCTCCCTGTGAGCAACGATTGACTTCAGCATCTCAGACTTCttcctctccttctcctcctcctgctgggccTGTTTGGCGTCCCGCTCAGCTACAACTTTGGCCATTTTCTCCTCTTCTCTGGCAGTTTGGTCCTGCTGTCTGACCGTCAGTTTCTCCAAAACCCTCTCACTGTGCAGCTGAGCCTCTCTGGAGAATACATTTAGTTGACAAAATTAGAATCAGATGTAATTGACAGTTATTGTTTAGCAGAGTCTTACCTGattttctccttctctctttctctccgaaGCTTCGTTATTTGTTCTTGTTGAGCGAGGTAAAGCTGCCTTTCTTTCTCCTCGGCCTCGGCGTTTGCTCTCTGCTGTGCTCTTATGAAGGCATGGGTGTTCACACTTTCCtgtaagcaaataaataaataaatgtcgtGCTGTTTAAAAAAAAGCTCGTACTAGATGTCATTTTTAGTTGTTAACCAGTTGAGCTTGCTTGAAGTTTCTCTTCTGGTTTTCTCGCTGTTCCAACTTCATTCTCTGCTCCTGCTGATATTGTTCTTGTACACTCTTCAGCTCTTCTGCATCCTTAATGGTTTCCAGCATCTTTTGCTTTCTTGCCAGTTCGTTCTCCTTCATCCTGAAAAGGAGAATATTATTAAATGAAGTCGAAACtacaaaaatgaaagaaaaaaaaatgagccTATAACATCAGGAGTTACTGGAGTTTCAGGTCTTCTCCTGCAGCCTTTCTCTCAAGCTTCTTTTGCAGAGTCTTTTCCTGCATTTCTTTTAGGGCTTTGTCGTTTTTATTCTTCATCATCTCATAAATCTTTAGCTCCTCGTTTAGACAGGCGCTCGTCATCTTTTGCTTCAGTTCAATCTGCGCCTCCCTTTCCTTCATCACATTGGTATGGAGTTGGGCGCTCTGTGGAAATAGCAGCAACATATTAAATCTATGCAATGTGAAATAAGGTGAAATGCTTCAAACTTACGTGAAATGTTTTGACCCGGTCGGTTTGATTAAACAGCTGAGTCCTAGCCCTTTCAAGAGCCTCTTGCGCCTGCTGCTTTCTGTATTTGGCTTCTTCGATGTCAATCAGTTTCCTTTTTTCCTCCTCAGCCTGCTCCTGAAGCTTCTTTGCCTCTAAAATCTTTCGCCTTTGATCCTGAAACAAATGTGGATatggtgtgttagcactgtgctactGCGTCTGTCTGCATTACAAATCTAGCTCCACTTTAGAGAAGCAAAGAGCTTCTGGTGCCTATACTCACTGCAATGGTATCAAAGCCTTTGACCATCGCCCGTGACTGCAGGAGCAGGGCTGCTCTGCGTTTAGCTGCCTCTCTCGGTTGCTGCTGGTTTTTGTCAACGCCACTCAGCTCTTCCTGGATCCGGATCCATTGAGCCCCCTCCATAAAGGTGACTTTTCTGAGATCCAGAGAATGAAATACTTCATTTTTGGCCACCTGTCCTGGTGCTTAATAAAGAGGAAACAAATTTAAGTGTTTGATATTTACTGCCTTCATTTCTCACACCACCAATGACGCCCTGTCAACTGGATCATGAAACACAtaaatttaaaatgtaatttacttGGGGTTGGGAAAAAAACAGGTAAAATTCTGTTTTAATAGATGGACATGAAATTCAACTTTCTGGGTtatgagggttagggttaaaacTTTACAATTAAATTTGGAATGCACATGTTTCTAATgtatatataataaaatatgaTCAACAACTTCATTATTGCGATTAGATGCCTTGATGCCTTCTAaactctgtttttttattttctgttaaCCAATCACGGTGTGTTCTGAATATAAACGTACAATTATATTGGTTCAATGtttattttagaatttttttctttgtttgccaagtgaaaaaaaggaaaataaagaaTATCATTTGCAAAAAAATATTAAACATAAACGCACAAAACAATGGTTGTAATTTAAATATATATCTATCGTTAAATAGGCCGTTTATTTGAAAATAATAGCATTTTAAGAGTCTATCTGAAACTAACACTTGACCTCTAGGAAAG
This sequence is a window from Nothobranchius furzeri strain GRZ-AD chromosome 14, NfurGRZ-RIMD1, whole genome shotgun sequence. Protein-coding genes within it:
- the cfap210 gene encoding cilia- and flagella- associated protein 210, with the protein product MASVSIEENGTCFRKSAPGQVAKNEVFHSLDLRKVTFMEGAQWIRIQEELSGVDKNQQQPREAAKRRAALLLQSRAMVKGFDTIADQRRKILEAKKLQEQAEEEKRKLIDIEEAKYRKQQAQEALERARTQLFNQTDRVKTFHSAQLHTNVMKEREAQIELKQKMTSACLNEELKIYEMMKNKNDKALKEMQEKTLQKKLERKAAGEDLKLQMKENELARKQKMLETIKDAEELKSVQEQYQQEQRMKLEQRENQKRNFKQAQLESVNTHAFIRAQQRANAEAEEKERQLYLAQQEQITKLRREREKEKIREAQLHSERVLEKLTVRQQDQTAREEEKMAKVVAERDAKQAQQEEEKERKKSEMLKSIVAHRELMKKEKLHRHEITKQQSRDAALAMTEAERMFAEQQQLKAEKIREEKRKLSEFNIQMMAEKSAKIQQLKEDEQELRAKNAQVLMEEEAAFQQYAQQVISKAAEERKNLYPLYKAARKGIKPVFHGIRPTYLACDSSGAEMPNIQSPATKTIRKRHEPADIREAKIRLGLF